From Domibacillus sp. DTU_2020_1001157_1_SI_ALB_TIR_016, a single genomic window includes:
- a CDS encoding isoprenyl transferase, which yields MAHKQWFWQSKNAGEPVISEEGIPAHIAIIMDGNGRWAKKRALPRIAGHNEGMKTVREITRAANKLGVKVLTLYAFSTENWKRPKLEVDFLMKLPQEFLSTFLPELMEENVRVEMIGDIEQLPAHTRNAVQNAKNQTAENNGLILNFALNYGSRTELVQAMRSMITDVQSGTLSEQDITDATVSRYLMTSHLPEPDLLIRTSGEHRLSNFMLWQLAYTEFFFTDVLWPDFSEKHLLEAVASYQKRSRRFGGLS from the coding sequence ATGGCACATAAACAGTGGTTTTGGCAATCAAAAAACGCAGGAGAGCCTGTGATTTCCGAAGAAGGGATTCCTGCGCATATTGCCATTATTATGGATGGGAACGGCCGCTGGGCAAAAAAAAGAGCGCTGCCCCGTATTGCCGGTCATAATGAGGGAATGAAAACGGTTCGGGAAATCACAAGGGCTGCAAATAAGCTTGGTGTTAAAGTGCTGACGCTTTATGCGTTCTCGACAGAAAACTGGAAGCGGCCTAAGCTTGAAGTTGATTTTTTAATGAAGCTTCCACAGGAGTTTCTCTCTACATTTTTGCCTGAACTAATGGAAGAAAACGTACGTGTAGAAATGATAGGTGATATCGAGCAGCTTCCTGCACACACAAGAAATGCTGTGCAAAATGCAAAAAACCAAACAGCCGAAAACAATGGACTTATTCTTAATTTTGCATTGAATTATGGCAGTCGAACAGAGCTTGTTCAAGCTATGCGTTCTATGATAACAGATGTTCAGTCGGGAACATTATCAGAGCAGGATATAACAGATGCTACTGTTTCCCGCTATTTAATGACCAGCCATTTGCCAGAGCCCGACCTCCTCATTCGAACAAGCGGAGAGCATCGACTAAGCAACTTTATGTTATGGCAGCTGGCTTATACGGAATTTTTCTTTACGGACGTTTTATGGCCTGATTTTTCAGAAAAACATCTACTTGAGGCAGTAGCTTCATATCAAAAAAGATCAAGGCGGTTTGGCGGGTTGTCGTAA